From Meles meles chromosome 5, mMelMel3.1 paternal haplotype, whole genome shotgun sequence, one genomic window encodes:
- the LOC123941661 gene encoding LOW QUALITY PROTEIN: HLA class II histocompatibility antigen, DP alpha 1 chain-like (The sequence of the model RefSeq protein was modified relative to this genomic sequence to represent the inferred CDS: inserted 1 base in 1 codon) has product MFGFDGDEQFYVDLDKKETAWHLPDFIHAFDFDAWRGIGDIVVAKKNLNNLIQRSNHTRATNEPPEVTVFPKEPVELGQPNTLICHVDKFFPPVLNVTWLRNGQMVTEGIAETIFLPSTEFRFHKFYYLTFLPTAEDVYDCKVEHWXLDQPLLQHWEAQEPIQVPETKETVVCVLGLVAGMAGIITGIIVLKTRRPDSIPG; this is encoded by the exons ATGTTTGGGTTTGATGGGGATGAGCAGTTCTATGTGGACCTGGATAAGAAGGAGACTGCCTGGCATCTCCCAGATTTTATTCATGCCTTCGACTTTGATGCTTGGAGAGGTATTGGTGACATTGTTGTGGCAAAGAAGAACTTGAACAACCTAATCCAACGGTCCAACCACACGAGGGCCACAAATG AGCCACCTGAGGTGACCGTGTTTCCCAAGGAGCCTGTGGAGCTGGGACAACCCAACACTCTAATCTGTCATGTGGACAAGTTCTTCCCACCTGTGCTCAATGTCACATGGCTGCGCAATGGGCAGATGGTCACTGAAGGTATAGCTGAGACCATCTTCCTGCCCAGCACAGAATTTAGATTCCACAAGTTCTACTACTTAACCTTCCTTCCCACGGCTGAAGATGTCTATGACTGCAAGGTGGAGCACT GCCTGGACCAGCCGCTCCTTCAGCACTGGG AGGCCCAGGAGCCGATCCAGGTGCCCGAGACGAAGGAGACTGTGGTCTGTGTCCTGGGTCTGGTGGCAGGCATGGCGGGCATCATCACTGGCATCATTGTCCTGAAGACCAGGCGGCCTGACAGCATCCCTGG